In Thermoflexus sp., a single genomic region encodes these proteins:
- a CDS encoding cellulase family glycosylhydrolase: MPRRRFILSWILLLLIPWGAPWAFSAGMAWAYEVTGEENPLARLRGVLHYLTNPLRPALQLASDGSIPYTDDPPFGVNTFLEQEVEPEKRERTVRMIAEAGFRWIRQEFPWADIEIHRKGDFEDRRHIPYRSAWEKYDHIVDLAGRYGLRLIVRLTSPPAWSRHDGEARGAFAPPDNPEDFADFAEVVARRYRGRVFHYQIWNEPNIAPEWGSCPTCAVDPEAYTDLLCRAYRRLKAVDPRIVVIAGALAPTLSLNPYPPNGINDVVFLERMYRAGAGACFDALSVQGYGLWSGPTDRRLRPYVININRALYIRDVMVRHGDAHKPIYIAEMGWNAVPDEVGDKRFGQVTEEQKARYLVEAFERIRREWPWVAVANVWFFKRASDRERNQSFYYFSIVEPDFTPLPAYEALKAYLRQPPRMDPGAHTAAHWALRWEGPWSESGEGVRRGLPGARVGWTFYGGRLRLEGTSEAGGRLRVEIDGGPPRFFALNAGSWSVELPLAVGVHAARVTVEAGPVALARIRVGRGGETLPPALGLGWLALVIGWALRRNARSRLQDRM, encoded by the coding sequence ATGCCTCGACGCCGGTTCATCCTCTCCTGGATCCTTCTGCTCCTGATTCCCTGGGGAGCCCCCTGGGCTTTCTCGGCGGGCATGGCCTGGGCCTATGAGGTGACCGGGGAGGAAAACCCGCTGGCCCGTCTGCGTGGGGTTCTCCATTACCTCACGAACCCCCTGCGTCCGGCGCTGCAGCTGGCCTCCGATGGATCCATTCCCTACACGGATGATCCCCCGTTTGGGGTGAACACTTTCCTGGAGCAGGAAGTGGAGCCGGAGAAGCGGGAGCGGACCGTGCGCATGATCGCCGAGGCCGGCTTCCGCTGGATCCGCCAGGAGTTCCCGTGGGCGGACATCGAGATCCATCGGAAGGGGGATTTCGAGGACCGCCGGCATATCCCCTATCGGTCGGCCTGGGAGAAATACGATCACATTGTGGATCTGGCGGGGCGCTATGGCCTGCGCCTGATCGTGCGGCTCACCAGCCCGCCGGCCTGGTCGCGCCACGATGGGGAAGCCCGGGGCGCTTTCGCCCCTCCGGACAACCCCGAGGATTTCGCCGATTTCGCCGAGGTGGTGGCCCGGCGCTATCGCGGGCGGGTGTTCCACTATCAGATCTGGAACGAGCCCAACATCGCCCCTGAGTGGGGATCCTGCCCGACGTGCGCCGTGGATCCGGAAGCGTATACCGATTTGCTCTGTCGGGCCTATCGACGGCTGAAGGCGGTGGATCCTCGCATCGTGGTCATCGCGGGGGCGCTGGCGCCCACCCTCTCCCTGAACCCCTATCCGCCCAATGGGATCAACGATGTGGTCTTCCTGGAGCGGATGTATCGGGCGGGGGCGGGAGCCTGCTTCGATGCCCTCTCCGTCCAGGGATACGGCCTCTGGTCCGGCCCCACCGATCGCCGTCTCCGGCCCTATGTCATCAACATCAACCGGGCCCTCTACATCCGGGATGTCATGGTGCGCCATGGGGACGCCCACAAGCCGATCTACATCGCGGAGATGGGCTGGAACGCGGTGCCGGACGAGGTGGGAGACAAGCGCTTCGGCCAGGTGACGGAGGAGCAGAAGGCGCGCTACCTGGTCGAAGCCTTCGAGCGGATCCGGCGGGAGTGGCCGTGGGTGGCGGTGGCCAACGTGTGGTTTTTCAAGCGGGCCTCCGATCGGGAGCGGAACCAATCGTTCTACTATTTCAGCATCGTGGAGCCGGACTTCACCCCTCTTCCGGCTTATGAGGCCCTGAAAGCCTATCTCCGCCAGCCTCCCCGGATGGATCCGGGGGCGCACACCGCGGCCCACTGGGCGCTGCGCTGGGAAGGCCCGTGGTCCGAGAGCGGGGAAGGGGTTCGCCGGGGCCTTCCGGGAGCCCGGGTCGGGTGGACCTTCTATGGGGGCCGGTTGCGTCTGGAGGGGACCAGCGAGGCGGGGGGCCGCCTGCGGGTGGAGATCGACGGCGGCCCGCCCCGTTTCTTTGCCCTGAACGCCGGGAGCTGGTCGGTGGAGCTTCCTCTGGCGGTCGGGGTGCACGCCGCCCGGGTGACCGTAGAGGCTGGCCCGGTGGCCCTCGCGCGCATCCGCGTGGGGCGGGGCGGAGAAACGCTGCCGCCGGCCCTCGGCCTGGGATGGCTCGCTCTGGTGATCGGATGGGCCCTCCGCCGGAACGCCCGCTCCCGTCTTCAGGATCGCATGTGA
- a CDS encoding LacI family DNA-binding transcriptional regulator: MRVTIKDIARAAGVSHTTVSRALRDSEEIHPETRARIRAIAEALGYRPNPVARALQGRRTQTLGVVVTRLSDPFHTEVVQGIEMVAQARGYGILLSLSHEDPEKERAIVELLAAKQVDGIIVAASRLGSRYLPMLEALQIPIVLINSHQTGPYVYSVATDNVHGGYLAARYLIGLGHRAIAYIGSRRGGRSNQDRYRGHRQALREAGLPLRPEWVVKGDGRVEGGEAAMRRLLEADPRPTAVFCYNDLTAIGALKAALRAGLRVPHDLSIIGFDGLEEGTYVTPMLTTVAQPRRQLGRLAAEMLLEILEGRPSPKHILLQGTLIERESCGPPREAGP; this comes from the coding sequence ATGCGCGTGACGATCAAGGACATCGCCCGGGCGGCGGGGGTGAGCCATACCACGGTCTCCCGGGCGTTGCGGGATAGCGAGGAGATCCACCCGGAGACCCGGGCGCGGATCCGGGCCATCGCCGAGGCCCTGGGGTATCGGCCGAACCCGGTGGCCCGGGCCCTCCAGGGCCGTCGCACCCAGACGCTGGGCGTGGTGGTCACCCGCCTCAGTGACCCCTTCCACACGGAGGTGGTCCAGGGGATCGAGATGGTCGCCCAGGCCCGTGGCTATGGGATCCTCCTCAGCCTGTCCCACGAGGATCCGGAGAAGGAGCGCGCTATCGTGGAGCTCCTGGCCGCCAAACAGGTGGACGGCATCATTGTGGCCGCTTCCCGCCTCGGAAGCCGTTACCTCCCTATGCTGGAAGCCCTGCAGATCCCCATCGTGCTGATCAACAGCCACCAGACGGGGCCGTATGTCTATTCGGTGGCTACGGATAACGTGCACGGTGGATATCTGGCCGCCCGTTATCTGATCGGCCTGGGCCATCGGGCCATCGCCTACATCGGCAGCCGTCGGGGCGGGCGCAGCAACCAGGACCGCTACCGCGGCCACCGGCAGGCGTTGCGGGAGGCGGGGCTGCCCCTTCGCCCGGAGTGGGTGGTGAAGGGAGACGGTCGGGTGGAGGGCGGCGAGGCGGCCATGCGCCGGCTGCTGGAGGCCGATCCCCGGCCCACGGCGGTGTTCTGTTACAACGACCTCACGGCCATCGGCGCGCTGAAGGCCGCCTTGCGCGCTGGCCTGCGGGTTCCCCACGATCTCTCCATCATCGGCTTCGATGGGCTGGAGGAAGGAACGTATGTGACCCCGATGCTGACCACCGTGGCCCAGCCCCGGCGACAGCTGGGCCGGCTGGCCGCAGAGATGCTCCTCGAGATCCTGGAGGGCCGCCCCTCCCCGAAGCATATCCTGCTTCAGGGGACGCTGATCGAGCGGGAGTCCTGCGGGCCGCCGCGTGAGGCGGGGCCCTGA
- a CDS encoding extracellular solute-binding protein, which yields MKRAIGSALSWMAVVVLLVAACAPAATPTPTPTAAPPPTPAPSPTPAPSPTPAPVEISITCRCVKGGVNANLVKWLTETVIPAFEQRMAAQGTPVKVRLVEFGGSDEELKAQYALDLKAGKGHDVMAFDGFWTAEFVAGGLIKPLDEIAGPEVNQWEGWSHIPQTVQALLMYQGKRYGIPTGTDVRVIWYRKDLFKQAGLPENWQPTSWEDIFAAARQIKKALPGVTPMQVNAGTAMGEATTMQGFYPVLLSAGSFIYDWDKNKWIVRSPAMLDALNFYKRVYLDEKLGDQRLQLIKEGRNQSFALFRDGKIAMLWEGDFFWRSVLNPAAKSEWAIPNRDEVVGWAKIPAKEPGKGYRGQDFVTISGGTGFILNPNTKHPKEAWAFLSFMFSKEMLMEFQKIEPRIRARDDVPVTGDPVMTELAKLLPLTTVRPMLPVYPKVSQAAQLATERVVSGEMTPERAMDAYAREVTDLVGPDNVLDLMPR from the coding sequence ATGAAACGCGCGATCGGTTCCGCCCTGTCGTGGATGGCTGTTGTGGTCCTCCTGGTCGCCGCGTGTGCGCCGGCGGCCACGCCGACGCCTACCCCCACCGCCGCCCCGCCGCCCACGCCGGCTCCCAGCCCCACCCCTGCGCCTTCCCCCACGCCCGCCCCCGTGGAGATCTCCATCACCTGCCGCTGTGTCAAAGGTGGGGTGAACGCCAATCTCGTGAAGTGGCTCACCGAAACGGTGATCCCCGCTTTCGAGCAGCGGATGGCCGCCCAGGGGACCCCGGTGAAGGTCCGGCTGGTGGAGTTCGGGGGCAGCGATGAGGAGCTGAAGGCGCAATACGCTCTGGACCTCAAGGCCGGCAAGGGGCACGATGTGATGGCCTTCGACGGCTTCTGGACGGCGGAGTTCGTCGCTGGCGGCCTGATCAAGCCGCTGGATGAGATCGCCGGCCCTGAGGTCAACCAGTGGGAGGGCTGGTCCCATATCCCGCAAACGGTGCAGGCCCTGTTGATGTATCAGGGCAAGCGCTACGGCATCCCCACCGGCACCGACGTCCGGGTGATCTGGTATCGCAAGGATCTCTTCAAGCAGGCCGGCCTGCCGGAGAACTGGCAGCCGACCTCCTGGGAGGACATCTTCGCGGCCGCCCGGCAGATCAAGAAGGCCCTCCCCGGTGTGACCCCCATGCAGGTCAACGCCGGCACTGCGATGGGCGAGGCGACCACCATGCAGGGCTTTTACCCCGTGCTGCTCTCCGCTGGCTCCTTCATCTATGATTGGGACAAAAACAAGTGGATCGTGCGCAGCCCGGCGATGCTGGACGCCCTGAATTTCTACAAGCGGGTCTACCTCGATGAGAAGCTGGGCGACCAGCGCCTCCAGCTGATCAAGGAGGGTCGCAACCAGTCCTTCGCCCTGTTCCGGGATGGCAAGATCGCCATGCTGTGGGAGGGCGATTTCTTCTGGCGCTCGGTGCTCAACCCGGCCGCCAAGTCTGAATGGGCGATCCCCAACCGGGACGAGGTGGTGGGCTGGGCGAAGATCCCCGCGAAGGAGCCCGGCAAGGGTTACCGGGGGCAGGACTTCGTGACCATCTCCGGCGGCACTGGCTTCATCCTCAACCCCAACACCAAGCATCCGAAGGAGGCCTGGGCCTTCCTGTCGTTTATGTTCAGTAAGGAGATGTTGATGGAGTTCCAGAAGATCGAGCCGCGGATCCGGGCCCGGGACGACGTGCCGGTGACGGGCGACCCAGTGATGACGGAGCTGGCGAAGCTGCTGCCGCTGACCACGGTGCGCCCCATGCTCCCGGTCTACCCGAAGGTCTCCCAGGCGGCGCAGCTGGCCACCGAGCGCGTGGTCTCCGGCGAGATGACCCCTGAGCGGGCGATGGACGCTTACGCCCGTGAGGTGACCGACCTGGTGGGCCCGGACAACGTGCTGGATCTGATGCCGCGGTGA
- a CDS encoding sugar ABC transporter permease, translating into MTPRRPILSMQVGVLFLLPAMFFVAVFLVFPSFWVLWISLTNQTLTGEAALRPQFVGLANFQALFDFENWMVRGYFGNALRNSVLFVIGSGLIGQAGLGLAIAWAFYRRRGLLRELVYTLAILAWIIPDVVVAFMWVAYLDRDQGTLNAVLSALGLGRVDWLIERPLLSIIIFNTWRGTAFSMLLFSSALATLPPSYLEAAAVAGARPWQAFRDIILPSIRSHILTDLVLITLWTFNTFTPYLITAGGPTFRSEVVSIYTFRIAFQNFEFGRGAAVAVVMMMINLALALVYLSTLRREARAR; encoded by the coding sequence GTGACCCCGCGCCGTCCGATCCTCTCGATGCAGGTTGGGGTGCTGTTCCTGCTTCCCGCCATGTTCTTTGTGGCGGTTTTCCTCGTATTCCCCTCCTTCTGGGTGCTCTGGATCAGCCTCACCAACCAGACCCTGACCGGCGAGGCCGCGCTGCGGCCCCAGTTCGTCGGCCTGGCGAATTTCCAGGCCCTCTTCGATTTTGAGAACTGGATGGTCCGGGGCTATTTCGGCAACGCCCTGCGCAACAGCGTGCTCTTCGTCATCGGCTCCGGCCTGATCGGCCAGGCGGGGCTGGGGCTGGCCATCGCCTGGGCTTTTTATCGCCGGCGGGGGCTGTTGCGGGAGCTGGTGTATACCCTGGCGATCCTCGCCTGGATCATCCCCGATGTGGTGGTCGCCTTCATGTGGGTCGCCTATCTGGATCGGGATCAGGGGACGCTGAACGCCGTCCTCTCGGCGCTGGGCCTGGGGCGGGTCGACTGGCTGATCGAGCGGCCGTTGCTTTCGATCATCATTTTCAACACATGGCGGGGGACGGCCTTTTCGATGCTGTTGTTTTCTTCGGCGCTGGCCACATTGCCGCCTTCTTACCTGGAGGCGGCTGCAGTGGCGGGCGCCCGTCCATGGCAGGCCTTTCGGGACATCATCCTGCCCTCCATCCGCAGCCACATCCTCACCGATCTGGTGCTGATCACCCTCTGGACGTTCAATACGTTTACGCCCTATCTGATCACCGCCGGCGGCCCGACGTTCCGCTCGGAGGTGGTTTCGATCTACACCTTCCGCATCGCCTTCCAGAATTTCGAGTTCGGCCGGGGGGCGGCCGTGGCGGTGGTGATGATGATGATCAACCTGGCCCTCGCCCTGGTCTATCTCTCCACGCTGCGCCGGGAGGCCCGCGCCCGATGA
- a CDS encoding carbohydrate ABC transporter permease, giving the protein MKTVRSVLSRIGFSLFAALVGAFFALPMLWLLLAPFNARGTLAVELPRPFTLANFEAVFANTFAMRALLNSMLLAGGTMLTVTLTATLAAYALSRAEVPYYDLLTYGLILFSSVVTGTAAMVPIFLLANALGLVDTYMGVILAFTGGLLPTAIFILRDFVEGLPRSYEESAMVCGATPWQMVRDVVMPLLRPGMMVVGIWAFVQVWGAFLIPFVLLRTPERMPAAIAIYSFYTEAGTPILTLTSAYALLYALPVLGLYLFVNARYGFRFFGGIKR; this is encoded by the coding sequence ATGAAGACGGTCCGCAGTGTGCTCTCGCGCATCGGGTTTTCGCTGTTCGCCGCGCTGGTGGGGGCTTTCTTCGCCCTGCCCATGCTCTGGCTGCTGCTGGCCCCCTTCAACGCCCGGGGGACGCTGGCGGTGGAGCTGCCGCGCCCGTTCACCCTGGCGAACTTTGAAGCTGTCTTCGCCAACACCTTCGCGATGCGCGCGCTGCTCAACAGCATGCTCCTCGCCGGAGGAACCATGCTCACCGTCACCCTCACCGCGACCCTGGCCGCTTACGCCCTCTCCCGCGCGGAGGTGCCCTATTATGATCTGCTGACCTACGGGCTGATCCTGTTCTCTTCGGTGGTCACCGGAACGGCGGCCATGGTCCCCATCTTTCTTCTGGCCAACGCCCTGGGGCTGGTGGACACCTATATGGGGGTGATCCTGGCGTTCACGGGGGGGCTGTTGCCCACAGCCATCTTCATCCTGCGGGACTTCGTGGAGGGCCTTCCGCGTTCTTATGAGGAATCGGCGATGGTGTGCGGGGCGACGCCGTGGCAGATGGTGCGGGATGTGGTGATGCCGCTGTTGCGGCCGGGGATGATGGTGGTGGGGATCTGGGCCTTCGTGCAGGTGTGGGGGGCGTTCCTCATCCCCTTTGTGCTGTTGCGGACCCCGGAGCGCATGCCTGCGGCGATCGCGATTTATTCATTCTACACCGAGGCCGGCACGCCCATCCTCACCCTCACCTCGGCCTACGCGCTGCTCTACGCTCTGCCGGTGCTGGGCCTGTATCTCTTTGTGAACGCCCGCTACGGGTTCCGGTTCTTCGGCGGGATCAAACGGTGA
- a CDS encoding ABC transporter ATP-binding protein: protein MARIRLEGVTKVFGTVVAVDDLTLTIEDGEFFALLGPSGCGKTTTLRMVAGLERPTRGRIFIGERDVTDLPPQSRDIAMVFQDYALYPHMTILENIGYPLKVRRYARSEIQRRVREVAEVLQIADLLDRRPGQLSGGQQQRAAVARALVYPPQAFLFDEPLSNLDAKLRLEARSFLKHLQKSLGITTIYVTHDQAEAMALADRIGVMDRGRLLQVGTPIEIYRRPRNTFVATFIGSPPMNLLRCRFQRAEAVLILGDGQALALGERAEAVREVFRDGETLWLGVRPEHLSLAEGPGPTHLAARVYAVEPLGVETLVTVQADAQRIAMRLAAEEPPVLQEQVWVHVPIARALFFRESGELAL from the coding sequence ATGGCGCGGATCCGGCTGGAAGGCGTGACGAAGGTTTTCGGGACAGTGGTGGCGGTGGACGATCTGACGCTGACGATCGAGGATGGGGAGTTCTTCGCCCTGCTGGGGCCTTCCGGGTGCGGGAAGACCACCACGCTGCGCATGGTGGCGGGTCTGGAGCGTCCCACCCGCGGGCGGATCTTCATCGGCGAGCGCGATGTGACGGATCTCCCCCCGCAGTCCCGGGATATCGCGATGGTCTTTCAGGATTACGCCCTTTACCCGCACATGACGATCCTGGAGAACATCGGTTACCCGCTCAAAGTGCGCCGTTACGCCAGGTCCGAAATCCAACGCCGGGTCCGGGAGGTGGCGGAGGTGCTGCAGATCGCGGACCTCCTGGATCGGCGGCCGGGGCAATTGTCGGGCGGGCAGCAGCAGCGGGCTGCCGTCGCCCGGGCCCTGGTCTATCCGCCGCAGGCCTTCCTCTTCGATGAGCCGCTGAGCAACCTGGACGCCAAGCTCCGTCTCGAGGCGCGGAGCTTCCTCAAGCATCTCCAGAAGTCCCTGGGCATCACCACGATCTACGTGACCCATGATCAGGCGGAAGCGATGGCGCTGGCCGATCGCATCGGGGTGATGGATCGAGGGCGCCTGCTGCAGGTGGGAACGCCGATCGAGATCTACCGGCGGCCTCGCAACACCTTCGTGGCGACCTTCATCGGCAGCCCGCCGATGAATCTGCTCCGCTGCCGCTTCCAGCGGGCGGAGGCGGTGCTGATCCTGGGGGATGGGCAGGCGCTCGCCCTGGGAGAGCGGGCGGAGGCCGTGCGGGAGGTTTTCCGGGATGGGGAGACGCTCTGGCTGGGCGTTCGGCCTGAACATCTCTCCCTGGCGGAAGGGCCCGGGCCGACCCATCTCGCCGCCCGGGTTTACGCCGTGGAGCCCCTGGGGGTGGAAACGCTGGTCACGGTCCAGGCAGATGCCCAGCGGATCGCCATGCGCCTGGCTGCGGAGGAACCGCCGGTGCTGCAGGAGCAGGTCTGGGTGCATGTGCCCATAGCCCGGGCCCTCTTTTTCCGGGAGAGCGGGGAGCTGGCGTTGTGA
- a CDS encoding CehA/McbA family metallohydrolase, with protein MRTLLHWEGQFTPADKAASDYVLLPFEVPPGVARLEVRYVFEGQGRPDSPNVIDMGLFDPRGADFLRAEGFRGWSGSARSEAILTPRSATPGYLPGPLFPGRWHVILGLYRIAPQGCACRVIVEASEEEGELPHPPPPHIGGSPSPTAPAGDGEAGWLRGDLQSHSHHSDAPGSLEDLIESARRRGLDFLAVTEHNTVSHLPYLQAWSRPDLLLIPGEEVTTYYGHMNAWGISHWLDFRCRTAEQLRAVIDAAHAMGALVSINHPKTDGPPWEYPTDLPVDAVEAWQGPWPLRNRESLAFWDRLLRAGHRVTAVGGSDKHQDRPGEGTPFYQVGHPTTWVYAAARTVPAILAAIRSGRVVITADVDAPWLELTAERRDRRWMVGDEAPPGPLRIRCVVREGKGLYLRLLSRLGEQAFLAIDRSPFEWTTELDLRPHGYVRAELRGVRHFEEETPDDLPMVAMTNPIWGPAGWFEEEK; from the coding sequence ATGAGGACGTTGCTGCACTGGGAGGGCCAGTTCACGCCAGCCGATAAGGCGGCCTCGGATTATGTGCTGCTCCCCTTTGAGGTTCCGCCCGGAGTCGCCCGCCTGGAGGTCCGCTATGTCTTCGAGGGCCAGGGCCGGCCGGACAGCCCGAATGTGATCGACATGGGCCTGTTCGATCCGCGGGGGGCGGATTTCCTTCGGGCGGAGGGCTTCCGGGGATGGAGCGGAAGCGCGCGCAGCGAGGCGATCCTGACCCCCCGCTCGGCCACGCCGGGCTACCTGCCCGGGCCGCTCTTTCCGGGCCGCTGGCATGTGATCCTGGGGCTTTACCGGATCGCGCCGCAGGGGTGCGCCTGCCGCGTGATCGTGGAGGCCTCCGAGGAGGAGGGCGAGCTGCCCCATCCCCCTCCGCCGCATATCGGCGGATCGCCCTCCCCCACGGCGCCGGCCGGCGATGGGGAAGCCGGATGGCTGCGGGGGGATCTTCAGAGCCACAGCCACCACAGCGATGCCCCGGGTTCCCTGGAGGATCTGATCGAGTCGGCTCGCCGGCGCGGCCTGGACTTCCTGGCGGTGACGGAGCATAACACGGTCAGTCATCTTCCGTATCTTCAAGCCTGGAGCAGGCCGGATCTCCTCCTGATCCCGGGGGAGGAGGTGACCACCTATTACGGCCATATGAACGCGTGGGGGATCTCTCACTGGCTGGATTTCCGATGTCGGACCGCGGAGCAGCTGCGGGCGGTGATCGATGCCGCCCACGCGATGGGGGCGCTGGTCTCCATCAACCATCCCAAGACCGATGGACCGCCGTGGGAATATCCTACGGATCTCCCGGTGGATGCCGTGGAGGCGTGGCAGGGGCCGTGGCCCCTGCGGAACCGGGAATCCCTGGCGTTCTGGGATCGGCTGTTGCGAGCCGGGCACCGGGTGACGGCCGTGGGCGGCAGCGATAAGCATCAGGACCGGCCCGGCGAGGGGACGCCTTTCTATCAGGTCGGCCATCCCACCACATGGGTCTACGCCGCGGCGCGGACGGTCCCGGCGATCCTCGCCGCCATCCGTTCCGGCCGGGTGGTGATCACCGCCGATGTGGACGCGCCATGGCTGGAGCTCACGGCGGAGCGTCGGGATCGCCGCTGGATGGTGGGCGACGAGGCACCGCCCGGCCCGCTCCGGATCCGTTGCGTGGTGCGGGAGGGAAAGGGCCTGTATCTGCGGCTGCTCTCCCGGCTCGGCGAGCAGGCCTTCCTCGCCATCGACCGCTCGCCGTTTGAGTGGACGACGGAGCTGGACCTGAGGCCGCATGGCTATGTGCGGGCGGAGCTGCGAGGGGTCCGGCATTTTGAGGAGGAGACGCCGGACGATCTGCCGATGGTGGCGATGACCAATCCCATCTGGGGACCGGCAGGCTGGTTTGAGGAAGAGAAATGA